In Capricornis sumatraensis isolate serow.1 chromosome 16, serow.2, whole genome shotgun sequence, a genomic segment contains:
- the JRKL gene encoding jerky protein homolog-like — MSGKRKRVVLTIKDKLDIIKKLEDGGSSKQLAVIYGIGETTVRDIRKNKEKIITYASSSDSTSLLAKRKSMKPSMYEELDKAMLEWFNQQRAKGNPVSGPICAKRAEFFFYALGMDGDFNPSAGWLTRFKQRHSIREINIRNERLSGDETAVEDFCSNFRDYIERENLQPEQIYNADETGLFWKCLPSRTSVIKGKCTVPGHKSMEERVTIMCCANATGLHKLKLCIVGKAKKPRSFKSTDTSNLPVSYFSQKGAWMDLSIFRQWFDKIFVPQVREHLRSKGLQEKAVLLLDNSPTHPNENVLRSDDGQIFAKYLPPNVASLIQPLNQGVIATMKRNYRARLLQNNLEEGNDLRSFWKKLTLLDALYEIAMAWNLVKPVTISRAWKKILPTIEEKEGLDFDEEDISVAAIATILQHTKGLENVPAENIEKWLEVDSTEPGYEVLTDSEIIKRAQGHTDESSENEEEEIELIPEKHINHAAALQWTENLLDYLEQQGDMILPDRLVIRKLRATIRNKQKMANSSQ; from the coding sequence ATGTCAGGGAAACGGAAGCGTGTGGTGTTGACCATTAAAGATAAGCTTGATATAATAAAGAAACTTGAAGATGGAGGTTCTTCCAAACAACTGGCAGTGATTTATGGAATTGGCGAAACGACAGTTCgagatataagaaaaaataaggaaaagatcATAACTTACGCAAGCAGTTCAGACTCCACAAGTCTTCTGGCTAAGAGGAAATCTATGAAACCATCCATGTATGAGGAACTGGACAAAGCAATGCTAGAATGGTTCAACCAGCAAAGAGCAAAAGGGAATCCCGTGTCTGGACCAATTTGTGCAAAAAGGGCAGAGTTCTTCTTTTATGCTTTGGGAATGGATGGTGATTTTAACCCCTCTGCCGGTTGGTTAACTCGTTTTAAGCAGCGGCACAGCATTAGAGAGATCAATATTAGAAACGAAAGATTAAGTGGAGATGAGACTGCTGTGGAGGATTTTTGCAGCAACTTTCGAGACTATATTGAACGAGAGAATTTGCAGCCCGAGCAAATCTACAATGCAGATGAAACTGGACTGTTTTGGAAATGCCTGCCTTCCAGGACTTCGGTAATCAAAGGTAAATGCACAGTCCCTGGGCACAAGTCAATGGAAGAAAGAGTCACTATCATGTGTTGTGCCAATGCAACAGGTTTACACAAACTTAAGCTTTGTATTGTGGGGAAAGCAAAGAAACCTCGTTCCTTCAAGTCAACTGACACCTCAAACCTGCCAGTCTCTTATTTCAGCCAAAAAGGCGCATGGATGGATCTTTCAATTTTCCGACAGTGGTTTGATAAGATCTTTGTGCCCCAAGTAAGAGAGCACTTAAGATCCAAAGGGTTGCAAGAAAAGGCTGTACTCTTGTTGGATAATTCACCAACACATCCAAATGAAAACGTCCTGAGGTCAGATGATGgccaaatatttgctaaatatttaCCACCTAATGTGGCTTCGTTGATTCAGCCCTTGAATCAGGGAGTCATAGCTACAATGAAGAGAAACTACAGAGCACGTCTTCTCCAGAACAACTTGGAAGAAGGCAATGACCTGAGATCATTCTGGAAGAAGCTAACTCTACTAGATGCACTTTATGAAATAGCAATGGCGTGGAATTTAGTAAAGCCAGTTACCATCAGCAGAGCATGGAAGAAGATTCTCCCTACCATAGAGGAGAAAGAAGGCCTGGACTTTGATGAAGAAGATATCTCAGTGGCTGCCATCGCTACCATTTTACAACAcaccaaaggactggaaaatgtgCCTGCTGAGAACATTGAAAAATGGCTTGAAGTGGACAGTACTGAACCAGGCTATGAAGTCTTAACTGACAGCGAAATCATCAAAAGagcacaaggtcacacagatgaatccagtgaaaatgaagaggaggaaATAGAACTGATTCCAGAGAAACATATTAATCATGCAGCTGCTCTCCAATGGACTGAAAATTTATTGGATTATCTAGAACAACAAGGTGATATGATTCTGCCTGATAGACTGGTGATACGTAAACTTCGAGCCACCatcagaaataaacaaaagatgGCAAACTCAAGTCAGTAA